TAGCTTCGACGAGTTTTTTTAGTTCATCTAATGATGCACAAACGACATTGATTTTTTCTTTGCCGCCAGCAAGAATGGGCGCATCATAATAATCTAACACCATATTAGTAGGTGAAATACTCACTAAGTCTTTAATTTGCCATTTCAAAGCACTGTTCATTTCAGTGTCAGGTAAGCTTGGTTTGTCTATTTGCACTATTTGAGACTGTGCTTCATTAAGTACTAAGCAAGCATTTCCTTCAAGATCACTTTTATTATGCAGTGCTTGAATGGCACGGGGGAAATTAGCAGAGTTAGCTTTTTCGTGTTCAAAGATGACTTTTGCTGCCGTACTTTCATCAATCGTATTATCGGGCTTTTGCTGAGGAATTGAGCACAAGGAGACACCCTGATGCTGAAAAGCAATACCAAGACGCTGATTTGAATTGTTTTTTGAAAAAAGTTGGCTGATTTTCGTTAAAAATGACATTTATCGGCAATATCGCCCAAAGCTAAAATTATTGACAATACTACCCTTTGTGGCACATGTAGAGCAAGTATTACTAATGACGATTAACTAAGTTTATTAGTCATTTATGCTACTAAGAATACTATGGATTAATAGTGAATATTAATTTTATAAACAATTTCTCCTCAAATAGTGGCGAGAATAAAAGCCAAGTTAAGGGCTGTTATCATTTATAATAGTCTTCAACCTTGTTATTAATTAATCTTTCAATAAATAATTATGCATAAGCCATTGTCCAAAATACAAAAATTAGAACACCCTCTCTTTGATAAATACAACCTAGATGTTCGCGTCAAGCGTGATGATTTACTGCATAACATCATATCAGGCAATAAATGGCGCAAACTAAAGCACAACCTAGAGCAACTTAAAACTAATGATTACCAAGGAGCATTAACTTTTGGTGGTAGTTACTCAAACCATATTCATGCTTTTGCTTACGCATGTAAACAGCATAACATCCCCTGCATCGGTGTTATTAGAGGGGAAGCTAACTATGCGAATAACTTTACATTGAGTTGGGCGCGGCACTGGGGCATGCAATGTCACTTTGTCGACAGAAAGACCTATCGTCGCCGTTTTGAGACAAACTTTATTGATGAACTAAAAACACTATATCCTAATTACTTTGTTATTCCTGAAGGTGGCAGTAATTCACTTGCTATACCAGGCGTTGCCGAGGTGTTGACTGAATTGAATAGCCAAGTAGATTTCGATACCTTAATCACCCCAGTAGGTAGCGGAGGTACGTTAGCAGGTTTAATTTCGGGAGATAGTGTCGCCAATCAGAAACAACATAAAATTTTGGGTATTGCTGTATTAAAACAAGCGGAATATTTAGTTGATGACATTAAGCGCTTGCTTACTGAAGAAGCTAAGAACCATGAGAACTGGAAGTTATTAACCAACTTTCATCGTGGTGGTTATGGCAAGTTTAGTGAGGATGATGTCAAACGAATAATAACATTCAACCAGCAAACCGGCGTATGCTTTGAACCGGTATATTCAGGTAAAATGGTATTAGCTTTACTTGATTTAATAACGCAAGGCTATTTTCAGCCGCAAGAACGCATTGTTTTATTGCACACTGGTGGATTACAAGGACTGGGCGGCATGATAGAACAAGGTAGGTTAGATGCCAATGACTGGCCACCATTAAGCAGCGTTGACAATGAATAAACCGTTAGTAACGCTCTCTATATTGTTATAAACAATTTGCAGACAAAGGCAAAAATTAAAACCTTAACAAATAGCGTCCTTGGTTATCTGGTCGGCCAAGAAAAGACAATGCTGATCTCAGTTGCGAAGGAAACTTAGCTCCGGGTTTCAAATACCCTTTCCCTGATATTTTTTGAGTTGTTAAGGTTAAGCCGCCATCAAAACTCAAACCTAAGTTGTTCTTAGGAGATACCTTTGCTAACAAATCACCTTCAGCACAACTTATCTCAGCTGAAAACTTACCTAGTTTAATATTTTGCTCTAAAGCAACCACACCAGCACGTGACCATAAAACATCACCTTCCGCTTTTGAACATGACAATTGATTACCTGTGACAATAACTATCTCTGATAAAAATAACTCAACATTTCCTTGAGCACTCAGTGGAATAGGTAATGGCAACTGCTGTGCAATATCATTCGCTGATATATAGAGCTCTACCTCAGTTAACGTAAGTTGCTCAGAAGAAACAGTTAGATTAAGTTTCCCTTCAGGTCCTGATAACATGGCATCTCCAAAAGAAACTTGAATACTTGGAGAAAGACCGAACAATGACCAAAAACTCACCGTTGTTTTTACTTTTTCAATAGCATTATTATCTATCGTTACTCGTGAAATTTCGCCTTGCCAAATGGACCCTGAAACACCTTGCAATACTATATCCTTAGGCAATTGAACATTATTAATTACCAATGATAGCGGAGTATTTGCGACTAAAAATGCGATGTAGCTACTTAAAAAAATTGCCGTAAAGGCAAACCACTTCTTCATGAAAACTCTCAGTTTTTGCTTTAGCTGGTATTAGCTAAGCTAAGTTGTTGCTATTAGCTATTATGTTTTTGTTAAGTGCAAGCGTCTTACTTTAACTTCACCTGCACTATCACCTCGAGTTAAATCAATGGCTTTCACTTGCAAACCTTCATTATTAGCTAAGTGCTCCAGCCAAAACAACAATTGGGTAAAAGGTGTGCTATCTATCCATACCTGTAAGTCATCTCCTTGTGGCTGCATGCGTGTAATGGTTAATTTATAAGTTTTAGCACTTCGATTTGCAACACTTGAAATGCTACCACTAAGCTTTGATTTACCACCTGAACGCTTAGCTTGATGATACAAGGCGGTATTTTCCTCTACCCAAGTTAATAACTCCTGCTGCTTTGCCAACTTATTGTTAGCCTCAGTTAAACTATTATTTATTGGTTGCCATATAGCGCTATAAAAAATAAATATAATAAAAACCAGTGCCATCACTGCAACAAGACGCTGCTCTCTACTGTTTAGTTGTTGCCACCATTCTTTCATTATGATGCTTCCTTATTACTGGCATTACTTCGTTGCTTGGCTGAGCCTTTTTTATTATTTGATCTTTTCGTCGCTCCTTTAGTGCTCCCTTTATTAGTAATGCTAAAAGAACCCGTTACTTGATCACCTTGATTGCTTTGCGAGCCTTGTTTAACAATCAAATTGGTTGTTGCTAACGCAACACTGAATTGTTCAAAAGCCTGATAATCTTTTGCTGTTGCTTGAATACGCAATTCTTGTCGCTTACCATCAAACTTTAATGACTCTGGTTTTAATGCGGGCACTTTAGCAAAGGCAGGTTGTAATTTAGCAAGCATAGCTAAAAACCCTTGCCTATCACCAACGCCGCCGAGTAAGGCTAGCTCTCTATTCAATTGAGATTTTATTGTTGAAATCCGAACCCGTTTTGTTTTTGGAAAGGCTTTTTTATAACTGGCAACAATATTTTGTTGAATATTTTCTTGCTCTGCATTTAGTTGCCATAGTTGCGCACTTTTATGACCTAAACTAAGCAAGATAGCAAACATAGCAACGCCTGCCACCCATAACCACTGTCGCCCGGTATGACTACGGTTTTCTTTAACCTTGTATTGGCCTTGCAGTAAGTTAAAGTGACTTAATTTACTGTCATAATTCGTCGCCATAAGCGCTAAAGCTAATTCTTCAGGCATTGTACTGACATTACATTGTTCACTATGAGCTAATGGTGAATATGCCTCGATAAGAATACTATGAGACTGCTCATTACCCTCTGCATTCTCGGATTGCTTAGCTGAAGTTTGACATTGTAATTGCCATGCATTGGCGTCTACATTAAAACCCTGCCAAAGTTTTTGACGAACAATCACTTGCTCTTGATTAGCATCGCCAAGTGCAATTGCACTCCAACCCTCAGCAACAATTGGCATAGCCAATACATCAGGCAAAATCGTATCAGTTTCAATGTCCGCATCCGCCAACCATGATAACCATTGTTGCATCTGGCTATGAGCAACTATTGCAGTAAAACAATTATTTCCCTGCTCATCACTAGCCAAATCTGCATAAGCAAAAAATAGCTGTTCAACGTCTTCTGCCAAGCTATCTTCTAACATATAGGGCGTTGCTAAGCGTATTGCTCTGGAAGATTTTGCTGGAACTTTTAACGACTTTAACAGTACATCACAGCCAGGCACCAATATTTTCACCTGCCGCTTATCAGCTTTGCTAGTAAGCTCACTGAGTTGCTGAGCACCTTTTAGCTCACCACTCGCTATAATTTCCTGCGTATTGCTGCTAGTTTCAGCCACGACTAACCAATGAACGGTATCGTGTGCTTGACTTCCTAGACGGATAAATAATGTTTCTGTCACTAGTTACGTCCTATAGTACGACTAATTACTTGAATTTGTTGTGTATCATTAACTTTCATCATTGAACTCATCGAAAAATAGCTATTATTAAAGCGTGCGCTAGCTTTTAATTTAAAATATTCACTATCAATAACGAACGACGCTGTTTGCCATTTTTCCAATCTAACCTTTGTTAGTTCTTTTAGCTTCAAAAAATCTGCAACATCTCCATAACCTGAGCTATCGCGTGCACTTAGCACTTCTTGCGCATCCTCTAAACTTGAACCAAGCAAAGCCTGTAATAATTCAGGTTTTTCCGCATCAAGTGTATTGATGTTTATTAAATGTTGAGGATTTTGTGGCAGTACGCATACATAAGGTGTCAATGCTAAAATAACGGCAGGGGTAAAATGCTCAATTAACCTTAACTCATTAACACTAGCTAAATAACTATTAGCGGCAAGATAAGGAAACTCTCGTGAAGCATAATCATTATCCTCTGCGCCACCTGAACCCGTTATTATGTCATTACTGTCTAGCCAATCAGTTAATGCATTAACCATAGCTTCCGCTTCAAAATTGCCAATGCCTTCGATGTTTAAATTGACGATAAGCGCTTCTAAAACAGTAGCTGCTGGTAATTGTTTATTGCTGGCTGAATTACTTCTCGATCCAGTTGATGAAGCTGTTGCACTTTTCGTCTTATTTTTAGCTGCTGGTGAGTTTGAAGAACTGCCCGTTCCACTTTTAGCCTCAGCTTTTGTTTTTGCTTCAGGATGTAATGCATTTAAATTCAAACAACTTTGCAAATCACTGATTTCACCACTGATCTCACCAAAATAGACAGGGTAGTTACTCCCTTCTTCAGCCCAGATTTGCTCCAGATGAGTGACATCTGGCTCATCTTTAAATGCTTTAATTAATACTCTCTTAGTAAACGCTTCTGCGCCCAATGCATACCAATAGGCTTGCTGGTTAAAACTGATATTGGTGCTTCGTTGCATTTGTGTTTGCAAGCGGGCGGTCATTTGCGCTGCAATAATAGATGCCAGAGCAACGATAAGCATCACGGTAATTAAAGCAACACCTCGTTGACCACTTTTATTGTAACTAGTTGATACCTGTTTAATAACCATCAGCTAAGTCTTACTCTTATCATCAGTAGCAAGGTCACCCGCCACTAAAAACTGACGACGAATTAAGCCATAATCCCGAGTTTCAATTTCAATAGCAATCGCTTGCGGTAGTTTTTTTCCTGACCATTGTTTTTGCCACTTGCTGCCATCATAAAATTCAAAGGATAAACTAGTGACTTGCGTTATTAATGGCCTTATTCTTGGCTCTTGTCCAACAACGGCATCAACAAAATTATAATGTAAGCGCTCTAGCGTTTCATCAACCAAGCGATAGGCTACGCTTTGCATATCACTTCGCGGCAGCAGTAATCCGGGGTTAGTCCAACCATTTCGTACAAAAGCAATAGCTTGTTCATCGGCTAAAAAACTATCATCTGAGGTTTGTAAAAAAGCACTATTTGGCGCTTCGCCATTAATACGGATTGTACGTTTTGCTATTTGGGTAAAATCACGTTCCATTAATAAAAATGCACGTTGTAATTCATTCTGTCTTTCACTACGAACTTTTGAATTTTCATCACCACGTAAAACGGTATCAAAAATGGTAAAACTCGCCAAACTCACCACTGAAAAGATAGCAATTGCAATCAATACCTCTAGCAAGGTAAAACCTTGCTGTGCAGGTTTATCTATGGCATTAGTCTGGTAAATACCATGTTTCATCAGGGTTTATCCTGAGCAAGGTAAGTCAATAAGCTAGCACTTACTAACTCATCATCCTCATTTAGTCGAACCTGCATATTCACGGCACGCAGCTCTTTATTCGCTGTTTTAATAACCTTCTGCTGCCAATACCAGGTTCTACCCGCCATCTCAACTTTGCCTTTGCGGTTATTTTTTGGCGGCCAAGTTTTATCTAAACTCACTTCAACAAGTTGGTTCGATGCGACCCAATTAGCAAACATTTGCTCTTCTAGATGACTAATATGACGATAATTATTATCGGCAACACCGAGCAGTGCAACACCAGCAATAGCGAAAACAGCCATTGCCAACATAACTTCAATCAGGGTAAATCCATGTTGCTTAGTTGAGTTAATCATCATCAAGCACGGGCCCCTCAATAGTTAAAGGCACGTTATACAGTCCTGTGACGCGATAAGCTAAATCTTCAGCACCTTCGATATAGGCCAGCTCTTCAGTTAAACGAAAAGTTACACTAAAAGGACTAAGATCTCCGCCAGAGAGAATATACACTTGCGGGATTATTTTCTCTTCTCGCTCTTCCTTCGAAAGCAAGGTGAAGTCGTCTTCATCTTTTTCTTTAAAAGTATCGGCATCAAAAAGCATAGGCTCTTCAATAGGTAAGTCATCCAGCTCTATGCTGAGCTCTATTTCTTCAGGTACGGTGACATTAGCTTGCCAATCTTGCTCGGGGATTTCGGCCCATTTTGTACCATCATAACCAACAAACTGATAACTATCTTTTTTAACTATTAAACCTAATTCAATATTATTGAGCATGCCATACTCAGCAGCCACTTCAAAAATAGCGGCAAAACGAGCACTCTCATGCTTTAATTTATCTTCAGGGTTATTGCCGGAAAAGTTAAATTGTACCAAGCTGGCCATTAGGCCAATCAGCACTACCACCACCATCACCTCAATTAAGGTGAAGCCGCGTTGTCTTATTGCCAATTCCGATAAATTTCTCATAGGATGATCAGTAATGGTTGAACTTGAAGCTGTAAGCGTAAATTTAAAGGAAATTGCACGGAGTTGACGTTAGTCAATGAGTACCTTTGACGCCTAAATTTAGATTTACAGCAATAAGATCAGCTATTACTTACTGGAAATCGCCTAGATTCCAATTACCTATATCATCTTCGGTTCCGGCTTCACCATCTGGACCTACTGAAAAGACATCCATTTTACCCTGCTCGCCTGGATTCAATAAAACATACTCATTGCCCCAAGGATCTTTTGGTAAACGTTTGATGTAACCATCTTCAGGAAAACGACGTGGCTCTGGTTCAATATCCGTTTGGTCAACTAACGCTTCCAAACCTTGCTCTGTCGAAGGGTAATCGTAATTATCCATTTTATATAAACTCAAAGACGTTTCTAATGCGGTGACATCTGAAATGGCTTTTTGCATATTAGCGCGCTCTTGGCTACCCATTAAATTAGGCACAACCATACTGGCTAAAATACCTAAAATAACAATGACCACCATCACTTCGAGTAAGGTGAAACCTTGTACTTTTTTCATGTTCATATTGCTTTCCTAACGTCTGATAAATTGATGTAACTAAGGTAAAAGGGTTAAATAACGTTTAGCCGCCCACTAGGCTATTAAGTTGCAGAATGGGTTCTAAAATGGCCATCACAATAAAAAGTACAACGCCTGCCATGCAAACCATCAATGCTGGTTCAAATGCCTTCAATGTAATACTCACTAAAGCATCAAACTCTCTATCTTGGTTATCTGCAGCGCGACCTAACATATGCTCTAATTGGCCACTTTTTTCGCCACTTGCTATCATGTGCAACATCATAGGTGGAAACAACTTAGTTTGCTCCAATGACACACGTAAACTCGAGCCCTCACGTACTTTGTCGGTCGATGCTTTCACTTGTTTTTTAATATATAAGTTATCAAGTACTTCACCTGATATTTTCATACTTTCTAACAAGGGAACTGCACTTGCTGTCAAAATACTTAATGTACGGGCAAAGCGAGCAGTGTTAATTCCTCGTGCTACTTTACCAATACCAGGAATCTGCAATAAATACTGATGAAATGCCATTTCAAAATTAGGCTTTTTTAATAACTGTGAAAACAACAATACTACTGCTGCAAATAGTATTACCAGTACTAGGCCATAATCCCGAAGAAAATCACTGCTGGCAATCAAAAATTGCGTAGTGCCAGGTAAATTTTCACCCATGTGTTCAAACTGACCGACAATTTTGGGTACTACGGCCGTTAACAAAATAGCAATTACGCCAACAGCGACAACCGTCATTATAATAGGGTAAACAAGTGCCTGGATGAGTTGTGAGCGCATCTCTTGACGTTTCTCAGTATAATCAGCCAAGCGATTAAGTACTTTATCAAGATGACCTGACTTTTCGCCTGCGGCAACCATAGACCGATACAAACGATTAAACGCTTTAGGATATTCTGCCATGCTTTCAGATAACCCGTAGCCTTCAGTCACTTTGGTGCGAACACCCATGATCATACTTTTAATACGGTTCTTTTCACATTGCTCTGCAACCGCCATTAACGACTCTTCTAATGGCAATCCTGATTCAATTAAGGTTGCCAATTGACGAGTGATAAGCGCTAACTCTGCAGCAGAGACTTTACCGCCACCACTTTGGCTAAAGCCTGCCGACAAACTTTTTTTATCATTCGATTTTTTATGACTCGCTAATGTTGCAGTAACAGCGGTTGGCATTAAGCCTTGCTCGCGCAATAAACCGCGCACTTGCCTAGCAGTATCACCTTCGATAACGCCTTTTTTAGTTTTACCGCGACTATCTACCGCTTGGTATTCAAATGCTGCCATAATTTTTTATATTAGTTGCTTATATTGAGTCTATTGGGTTCATGATGAATAATTACTTTTAATCTTCACGAGTAACCCGTAAGACCTCCTCTAAAGTGGTTTGTCCAAGCATAACTTTATCAAAGCCATCCCGACGAATACTGGCACTGGAATATCGTACATATTTTTCAATAGCCTGCTCACCTTGACCATTATGAATAAGTTCGCGTACTTTTTCATCCACAGGTAACAATTCATGAATACCCACTCGACCTCGATAGCCTTTAAAACTGCATTCCGCACAACCAACAGCACGATAAATCACTGAATCATTATCATCTGGCAATGCTAATAATTGCCTTTCTTCGTCATCAGGCAGATGACTTGCACGACAATGTGGGCAGAGGGTACGTACAAGACGTTGAGCCAATACGCCCAATAAACTCGATGACAGTAGGAAAGGTTCTACGCCCATATCTTCCATGCGGGTTATAGCACCAGCCGCAGTATTAGTATGCAAAGTAGATAATACCAAGTGACCAGTCAAACTTGCCTGTACCGCAATTTGCGCGGTTTCTAAATCTCGAATTTCACCTACCATCACCACATCAGGATCCTGACGTAAAATGGCACGTAAACCGCGAGCAAATGTCATGTCCACTTTGGTATTTACTTGAGTTTGTCCTATACCTTCAATAGCATACTCAATAGGATCTTCGCAGGTTAAAATATTACGCTCTTTCTCATCTATCTGGGTCAATCCAGCATAAAGCGTGGTACTTTTACCTGAGCCTGTTGGACCTGTTACTAAGATAATGCCATGAGGCTTTTCGATAAGTGCTGAAAAATTGACTCGGTTAGTGTCAGTCATACCTAAGTGTTTCAAATCTAAACGGGCCGCATTTTTATCTAATAAACGTAATACCACTCGCTCACCATGACCTGTTGGCATAGTTGAAACGCGCACATCAACAGCACGTCCCCCTATACGCAACGAAATGCGGCCATCTTGTGGAATACGTTTTTCGGCTATGTCGAGCTTTGCCATCACTTTAATGCGTGAAACCAGTAACGACGCCAATTTACGATTGGGTTTAAGCACTTCTCGCAAAACACCATCAACACGAAAACGTATCTGTAAGGTATTTTCAAAAGTTTCGATATGGATATCTGACGCTCTTTCTTTTATTGCTTCGCTGAGCATGGCATTGATCAGTTTGATAATTGGCGCATCGTCTTCATTTTCAAGTAAATCTTCACTTTCAATGAGTTCATCGGCAAGTGAATATAAATCAACTTCATTGCCAATATCTTCCATCATTTGCTGTGCTTCAGAAGAGTCTCTTTGATAAGCTTGCGTTAGCAATAATTCGAAAGCGGGCAGTTGTAAAAAATCAAATTCAAAAGACGCTTTGAGTATGCGACGAACTTCTAAAACAATATCAAAGTTAACATCAGCCAAACAGTGCAAAATATAACCACCAGTTTGTTCATCGGTTGAGATGAGTACACTGTGGCGCTTAGCAAAGGCAAACGGCAATAACCAAGTACTGTTCACTTGTGCTTGTTCTGCCTCATCAAGCGCAGTGACTTCAACTTCATCAGACATTATTGCTTCTCTTCCGCAGCAACGCCTTCTGTTGTTACAGGAGGTTTAGGTAACTCTGTACCTTTGTCCTCAAGCTTCTGCTGATACTCATTAAATGACGGTGGTAAGGTTAGGTTATCTTGCCACTGCGGTAAGATTGGCATGTTTTCGTTACTCATTAACGATAAACCTTCCTCATGTTTACGAATTTGATCAGCACGAATGTAGTTATATTTTGATTCACTAATCTCTGTCATTAACGCTGAATCACGAACAATTGTAGCGCGTAAAAACACCATTAAATTACGCTTACGTGTGCTGTTGCTAGTTGATTTAAACAAGTGACCAATAATTGGAATATCACCAAGAATTGGCACCTTCTGCACACTTTCTTGCACGTCTTCATCTATCAAACCTCCGAGTATCACGGTATCGCCACTATCAGCCATTACAGTGGTTTTAATCTCTCTTTTATTAATTGAGATATCTACACCTGTGGTACCGCTGACTGAAGACACTTCTTGTTCAATAATCAGTTGCACCGCATTGCCTTCATTCACTTGCGGGGTAACACGTAGTTTAATGCCCACTTCTTGACGGTCTACTGTCTGGAAAGGGTTGGCGTTATTACTACCCGTTGCTGAACCGGTAATAATTGGCACTTCTTGACCAACAATAAAGTAAGCCTCTTCATTATCTAAGGTGGTAATGCTCGGCGTAGCTAAAATATTCGAATTAGTATCACTACTTACCGCACTCACAATCGCGCCCCAGTCATTTTTAGCAATACCAAACATCATACCGCTAACATTACCGAGTACTTGAGCAAGAATGCTATAATCACCGTCAGTAGAAGGATTTTCTGATATTACAGGGTTACCATTTGCGTCAATAGTAGTTACTTTAGTCGCAGGTTCTCCTTCCGCTGCTTGAACTCCTGCAGCAACCGAAGAAATGCTCGCAGGGCCATTAGTAAACTGCGTAAAACCACCTGCTTCGTTATACCACTGAACACCTAAACTAACGCCGTCACTTTCAAACACTTCAACGATAATCGCTTCAACTAATACCTGTGCGCGACGCACATCTAATTGACGAATTACAGCCTCTAATGAACGTAACATATCGGGTTGTGCGGTAATTACTAAGGCATTAGTTGATTCATGCGCTTCAATACTTACGTCACGTTTTTTACTAGAACGTGTTTTTGTTTTCGCTGTCGTTGTTTCTGAAGCAATTGAGTCACTAACACCTTGCAGCACTTTAACTAAATCTTCAGCTTTTGAATATTTAAGGTAATACACCCGAGTATTACCGTTACTTTCTAATTCACTATCTAAACGTTTAACCAAGCGTGCTACTCGTTCACGGGCTTTCACTTCACCGCTAACAATCACGCTATTAGACCGATCATCGGCAACAATTTTAGGAATTAAAAAAGTAGGTTGACCTGCTTTACCACCAGAAGGTTTATTCATCGCTTCGATGATACGTACCATTTCACCCGCTGAAGCATACTTAAGTTTGATAATTTCAACATCTTGATCACCCGCTCTATCAACACGTTCAATAATTTTTACTAGTCGATTAACTGTTGAAGCGGTACCCGTTAACATGATCACGTTAGCAGGGTCGTAGTTTACGACATTGCCGCCACCCGCTTGGTCTGACAATTGTCGTAACAGTGGCACTAATTCACGTACCGTAACATTCTTCACTTCAACAACACGGGTAACCATCTCATCACCGATGATATTACTTTTATTACCTACTACAGGAATAGCCGCTGTTTTCGCGTCTTTATTACGAATAATTTTGACAATATTATTGTCCATTTCAACGGC
The DNA window shown above is from Colwellia psychrerythraea 34H and carries:
- a CDS encoding 1-aminocyclopropane-1-carboxylate deaminase/D-cysteine desulfhydrase, which produces MSKIQKLEHPLFDKYNLDVRVKRDDLLHNIISGNKWRKLKHNLEQLKTNDYQGALTFGGSYSNHIHAFAYACKQHNIPCIGVIRGEANYANNFTLSWARHWGMQCHFVDRKTYRRRFETNFIDELKTLYPNYFVIPEGGSNSLAIPGVAEVLTELNSQVDFDTLITPVGSGGTLAGLISGDSVANQKQHKILGIAVLKQAEYLVDDIKRLLTEEAKNHENWKLLTNFHRGGYGKFSEDDVKRIITFNQQTGVCFEPVYSGKMVLALLDLITQGYFQPQERIVLLHTGGLQGLGGMIEQGRLDANDWPPLSSVDNE
- a CDS encoding type II secretion system protein N: MKKWFAFTAIFLSSYIAFLVANTPLSLVINNVQLPKDIVLQGVSGSIWQGEISRVTIDNNAIEKVKTTVSFWSLFGLSPSIQVSFGDAMLSGPEGKLNLTVSSEQLTLTEVELYISANDIAQQLPLPIPLSAQGNVELFLSEIVIVTGNQLSCSKAEGDVLWSRAGVVALEQNIKLGKFSAEISCAEGDLLAKVSPKNNLGLSFDGGLTLTTQKISGKGYLKPGAKFPSQLRSALSFLGRPDNQGRYLLRF
- the gspM gene encoding type II secretion system protein GspM, with protein sequence MKEWWQQLNSREQRLVAVMALVFIIFIFYSAIWQPINNSLTEANNKLAKQQELLTWVEENTALYHQAKRSGGKSKLSGSISSVANRSAKTYKLTITRMQPQGDDLQVWIDSTPFTQLLFWLEHLANNEGLQVKAIDLTRGDSAGEVKVRRLHLTKT
- the gspL gene encoding type II secretion system protein GspL, translating into MTETLFIRLGSQAHDTVHWLVVAETSSNTQEIIASGELKGAQQLSELTSKADKRQVKILVPGCDVLLKSLKVPAKSSRAIRLATPYMLEDSLAEDVEQLFFAYADLASDEQGNNCFTAIVAHSQMQQWLSWLADADIETDTILPDVLAMPIVAEGWSAIALGDANQEQVIVRQKLWQGFNVDANAWQLQCQTSAKQSENAEGNEQSHSILIEAYSPLAHSEQCNVSTMPEELALALMATNYDSKLSHFNLLQGQYKVKENRSHTGRQWLWVAGVAMFAILLSLGHKSAQLWQLNAEQENIQQNIVASYKKAFPKTKRVRISTIKSQLNRELALLGGVGDRQGFLAMLAKLQPAFAKVPALKPESLKFDGKRQELRIQATAKDYQAFEQFSVALATTNLIVKQGSQSNQGDQVTGSFSITNKGSTKGATKRSNNKKGSAKQRSNASNKEAS
- the gspK gene encoding type II secretion system minor pseudopilin GspK, with the translated sequence MVIKQVSTSYNKSGQRGVALITVMLIVALASIIAAQMTARLQTQMQRSTNISFNQQAYWYALGAEAFTKRVLIKAFKDEPDVTHLEQIWAEEGSNYPVYFGEISGEISDLQSCLNLNALHPEAKTKAEAKSGTGSSSNSPAAKNKTKSATASSTGSRSNSASNKQLPAATVLEALIVNLNIEGIGNFEAEAMVNALTDWLDSNDIITGSGGAEDNDYASREFPYLAANSYLASVNELRLIEHFTPAVILALTPYVCVLPQNPQHLININTLDAEKPELLQALLGSSLEDAQEVLSARDSSGYGDVADFLKLKELTKVRLEKWQTASFVIDSEYFKLKASARFNNSYFSMSSMMKVNDTQQIQVISRTIGRN
- the gspJ gene encoding type II secretion system minor pseudopilin GspJ translates to MKHGIYQTNAIDKPAQQGFTLLEVLIAIAIFSVVSLASFTIFDTVLRGDENSKVRSERQNELQRAFLLMERDFTQIAKRTIRINGEAPNSAFLQTSDDSFLADEQAIAFVRNGWTNPGLLLPRSDMQSVAYRLVDETLERLHYNFVDAVVGQEPRIRPLITQVTSLSFEFYDGSKWQKQWSGKKLPQAIAIEIETRDYGLIRRQFLVAGDLATDDKSKT
- the gspI gene encoding type II secretion system minor pseudopilin GspI; amino-acid sequence: MMINSTKQHGFTLIEVMLAMAVFAIAGVALLGVADNNYRHISHLEEQMFANWVASNQLVEVSLDKTWPPKNNRKGKVEMAGRTWYWQQKVIKTANKELRAVNMQVRLNEDDELVSASLLTYLAQDKP
- the gspH gene encoding type II secretion system minor pseudopilin GspH; this translates as MRNLSELAIRQRGFTLIEVMVVVVLIGLMASLVQFNFSGNNPEDKLKHESARFAAIFEVAAEYGMLNNIELGLIVKKDSYQFVGYDGTKWAEIPEQDWQANVTVPEEIELSIELDDLPIEEPMLFDADTFKEKDEDDFTLLSKEEREEKIIPQVYILSGGDLSPFSVTFRLTEELAYIEGAEDLAYRVTGLYNVPLTIEGPVLDDD
- the gspG gene encoding type II secretion system major pseudopilin GspG, whose protein sequence is MNMKKVQGFTLLEVMVVIVILGILASMVVPNLMGSQERANMQKAISDVTALETSLSLYKMDNYDYPSTEQGLEALVDQTDIEPEPRRFPEDGYIKRLPKDPWGNEYVLLNPGEQGKMDVFSVGPDGEAGTEDDIGNWNLGDFQ
- the gspF gene encoding type II secretion system inner membrane protein GspF; protein product: MAAFEYQAVDSRGKTKKGVIEGDTARQVRGLLREQGLMPTAVTATLASHKKSNDKKSLSAGFSQSGGGKVSAAELALITRQLATLIESGLPLEESLMAVAEQCEKNRIKSMIMGVRTKVTEGYGLSESMAEYPKAFNRLYRSMVAAGEKSGHLDKVLNRLADYTEKRQEMRSQLIQALVYPIIMTVVAVGVIAILLTAVVPKIVGQFEHMGENLPGTTQFLIASSDFLRDYGLVLVILFAAVVLLFSQLLKKPNFEMAFHQYLLQIPGIGKVARGINTARFARTLSILTASAVPLLESMKISGEVLDNLYIKKQVKASTDKVREGSSLRVSLEQTKLFPPMMLHMIASGEKSGQLEHMLGRAADNQDREFDALVSITLKAFEPALMVCMAGVVLFIVMAILEPILQLNSLVGG